The segment CCGGGCCATCAGCAGGCCGGCTCGCCGGGCACACAGAAACGTGCCCAGTCCGTCAACTTTGAAGGCTGAAAGAACATCGGCAGCGGTGACTTCTTCGATTGGCTGTTTGCTCCACTGCGATGCGGTATTCACCAGGAGATCCAGTCGACCGAAGCGATCGATCACGTCTGCGATCAGTCGGTCCACATCGGTCTCGGAGGTGACATCGGCAGCAAAGCATTGAGCAGTCCCGCCCTGATCACAGATTTCTGAGACGGTTGATTCGGCGGATTCCTTTGAAGAGTGATAGTGAAGGGCGATTTCGAACCCGTCGTCGACCAGCATGCGGGCAATTCGATTTCCCACCCGGTCTGCTCCACTTCCGGTGATCAGGGCAACACGTTGAGTTGGTGTTAATGTTTCCTTGCCGGGCATCGATTGTGTTTTCAGCTGGAAAAATTCCACTGACCCTTTCAGTCTGTTGAGATTACCTGCGAATACGAAAGTCCCGACAGTGTCGGAGGGATGTCGGAGTCGACAAAAAACCGAAATCCGCTGTCAGTCGGCACGTCGGTGAAACAATGTTTCAGCATCGGGAATCAGGTGGGTGGCCGCCTGCCCAGGGTGCA is part of the Fuerstiella sp. genome and harbors:
- a CDS encoding SDR family oxidoreductase; this encodes MPGKETLTPTQRVALITGSGADRVGNRIARMLVDDGFEIALHYHSSKESAESTVSEICDQGGTAQCFAADVTSETDVDRLIADVIDRFGRLDLLVNTASQWSKQPIEEVTAADVLSAFKVDGLGTFLCARRAGLLMARQAQGGCIVNIGDASMYQPRTGEPAYYLAKATIPTLTRMLAVEMAALNPAVRVNAVLAGSVMAPNSFSKSQRQQRQTESLTQMVDHPASLANAIRYLAESPAVTGTCLTIDGGRGIRYAGNEN